The genomic window ATCGTCTTTGTTAGgttattaactatttttaaaaatggtttagtcatgtatttttcataaatttgttaaGAAATGCGTActatgaataataataaaatactcAGCGAAagattaaaaccaaattcatcgtttaaaaactttagatAAAATTCGAGAGAGAGGTTCTTTCAAGGAAATCTCCATGACTTCTAATTTGAATGTATACTTCGATCTCACTTGTTCTAGTGAATCAACACTAAGACGCGTCACTCTCGTCACACACAAGAGATAGTGAAACGTGATTTTTCcaatggaaaaataaaataaacagcTATATACTTATTTTTCACATAAGGAGTTGTTATTTATATTCTTAGGTGAAAACTTAAATCCTGCAGAATTTCTTTTTACGTTTGGTAATCAATATGCAAAGTAAATGAatgattagtaaaaaaaatgcataatcGCATCAAAAACGTTATCCTGCCTTTATATGcatctttctatatataaagatttagAATCAATTGAAGAGggaaagagaatgaaaaacaTAAGGAAAGTCCAAAGCATGGTCTCTTGCACCAAACCAAATCCGTAGTCAGCCGTCTACAAACCTGGAGGATCCTCAAATCTTGATTTTGCTTAATCTATTTCGAACTTGATGATGATCAATGAACTTAGTGAGCTTTTCCTTAGATAAATAGGTTGTTCTCCATGGCGTTGCTGGTTccttcatattattatttattataacaGGGTCAAGATCAATCCACGCAGCAAAGCAACAATGCAAAGTTTGGTTCATTCAAGGACACCCGACTAAAGACATTTCTAAAACATGAATGGTTTATGCTCAAATGAGcttattaacataaaaatctaAGATTAAAACTACAATAGTTCAATGAGCTTTATTGAAATGTAAAGATGAGAAAGGAAGAAGCTTTAGGTTTGTTACCAAGAACACTAACACTTCAGATTTGATTTCATAAAATGGTGAAGGAGGAGAGTTGTTCCAAATGACAACTCTCTAGGTTAATCACAATGTTCACAATAcatgactatatatatgagagaCTACTTGCTAGATAACCTAATTACATGTGCTTGTATGGGCTTCTATATAGATAATAGCTTGGGCTTTATGTGTGCTCTAATATTTCTCCGCAAACTTGGCGTGGTGCGAAAGCAACATGACAAGTTTGAACTTCAAATGAAATGTCAGCACAAATGGAGATGACTTGACAAGAGCATGAGTAGACAAAGCAAGATCACTTGGATGTAGATAGTAGCATCTCTTCACCATAAAATCAGTCTTTAGTGTGACAACTTTTCAGGTTCTTTTGACCTATTTGTCTCACGAAGAAACCGAGTTTTCTTTATCTGGTTTAACTCCCCTAAGCTGTcccatgaagaagaagaattctcTTCCCACAACTACTTAGATCCTACTTGCTATCTGCTTTTTATTCTTTAGCCAACCACAATTTGCATTTACACaatctgtttttctctttgacaTTTTATCAAACAGCTTCTATGCGCTCAGCAAAACCAGAAACTTGCTCCCTTAAACACATCCTTATCAAACCCAAGTAAGTTATGTTGCATTCTAGCTTCTTAAATTCCACGTCTATAAATCTAAGCCACCAGCGGAATCactaaacaaatgactacTCTCATGATCTAACCCTATATCTCTAGCCATgtttccctcttttttttctcaaccCATCAATAACCTTTGTTCTGTCTCAGATGAAAGGACAAATTCATTACCTTGAATAGTGTTGTTGTGGTTACTTGATGGGATTGAGATAGAAAGGGCTTGAAAACACGATATGTGATATTTATACTTTGCCTCTTCTTTGTCGCAAATGTCTTTTAGTTTGGAGCATTCTCTATTCACATCATCCAATGGAGAATAGCGACGTTTGCAACACCTTGGCGTTTTCATTCACAAGCTCTGACGCCAAGAAACGCAAAACCAGAAGAGCGGAAGCTAGAAGCTTGTGAAAATAAGACCCAAATCAATCGCCtaggctctgataccatgaaGACATTTCTAAAACATGAATGGTTTATGCTCAAATGAGCTTATTAACATAGAAATCTAAGATTGAAAATACAATAGCTCAATGACCTTTTATCGaaatataaagaagagaaagaaagaagctttaggtttttcaccaaaaaacactaacactttatatttgatttcacaaaatgatgaagaaggagagttGTTCCAAATGACAACTCTCTAGGTTAATCACAATGCTCACAAACATAACTATATATGTGAGAGACTACTTGCTAGATAACCTAATTACATGGGTTTGGATGAGCGTTTATAAAGATAatagtttggattttatgtGTGCTCTAATACCGACATGCATGCAATAAACGACCCCACACGACACATGCAAGAAACCAGAGGCCAGCCTCTTAAACATACTTAAAATGGCTTTACAAAGATAGACCGCAtgaaaaaaagacagagaacTTGAGCCGATATCACTATGGTCTAACTTCTAACTTTCTAATAAGTATATAAACATGTAGTGATTAccaagtaaattaatttatcaaatattcaCTTTTTGAATCGTTTCAAGCAatagccaaaaaaatattgaaaggCTCAAGGCCCATTGGGCCCTCACATATATACGAAGTCTATAATGACTTGCTTACCGGAAAACCGAAATAAATGGAATAAAATATTCCCCGAGGCGCCGTGTTCTTGTTGCTTGCtacttatcttcttcttcaatcccaTAAATCGgatttgcaaaattttcttaacCTAATTCGTTTCTTCGCGATCAAACCACAGGTATTTTCTCCTATCGATTCCTGAAATtaaatcttttgattttgtagttCCCAAGATTCTCTGTGATTTTTGTAATTCCTCGTCTTCCGATTCGAATTCAAATCAAAGCTACGGCTTctttattagggtttcaatAGTTATGTAGTTTTATTAGAaacttttgattgattgattgattaggTCTTCGAAAATCTGCgttttgatataaatatatgttctaCTTTTgcagatttttcaattttagtgaagtttcattttttaaggCATGGCTACTCTCAACGGAAAAGCTTCTCCGTATTctgaagaaaacatcaaattcaagtatgatgattatgatgatgatgatgatgatgatgatggtagtGGTAgtggtagtggtggtggtTATGAAGATGGACCTAAATGGTCTGTTCAATCAATCCCCACAAAGAAAGAGGTGGAGTATCCGATTATCGACTCAGGAGATTACGTTGACGACGGATATGATTCATCCGGCGAGCTCTCTACAACGACGACGCCGCCGATTCAAGGAAATGAGAAACCTGAAGTTAACTTGAAAAACGTTTTAACTGGGTTGATTGCTATTGTTACTGGACGGAATAAGAATCCGTTAGATCAGAAAAACCCGTCTTCGAATGTTTCGTTTCTTGGCTCTGGCACGAACGGGGATACTTTTGTTCATTCGTCTGTTTACATACCGAGTGCTCCGCCTCTACTTGAACCTAGTGGGATAAACTATAGTGTTTACAAGGAGTTGCTTGAAGCTGAACCTCCTGAGTGGCTACCTGATAGTTTAGCTAGTACTTGCATGCAGTGTTCTACTCCTTTTACTGCAATTACGTGTGGTAGGCATCATTGTCGGTTCTGCGGAGGGATATTTTGTAGAAACTGTTCGAAAGGGCGGTGTTTGATGCCTAGTCGGTTTCGGGAAAGGAATCCTCAGAGAGTGTGTGATTCTTGCTACGAGAGGCTTGATCCTTTGCAATGTGTTCTTATTAACTCTATTAGTAATGCTGTGCAAGTTGCAAAGCATGATGTTGTTGATTGGACTTGCTCAAGAGGATGGTTGAATCTCCCTGTTGGTCTATCCATGGAAGATGAGATATACAAGGCTGCTAATACGTTGAGAGGTTACTGCCAGGTTTGATTCTCatcctttgttttttcaagTACATATTTGTTCTGTAGAGATGTTCGAGTAGAGAAAATTGAGTATCAAATGTTACGGTGCACATTCCATGTTTGTAAGTGTCTGTTTAATTAGTTACCGAATTACACAGGTAGCAAGACTAGACCCTGAGAAATCCATACCGCATGCTGTTCTTAGTCGAGCTAAAGGTTTGGCAATCATAACGGTTGCCAAGGCTGGGGCTTTACTGTCATACAAACTCGGGACTGGTCTGGTAATATCTCGGAGACCAGACGGGTCATGGTCTGCTCCATCTGCCATACTATCAGTAGGTCTTGGATGGGGTGCACAGGTAAACTTCATCTTTTCCATTCAAGACATGCATGTTAGAGTTAAAGATGCGTTTTCAATAGCCACATAAGAAGATTTGTACTCTTTTTGTCAGATTGGAGGTGAGTTGATGGACTTCATAATAGTGCTTCATGATGTGAAAGCCGTGAAGACATTCTGCAGCAGAATGCACTTCTCTCTAGGCGCGGGATGCAGTGCAGCAGCAGGGCCTATCGGGAGAGTGTTGGAGGCTGACCTTCGAGCTGGTGACAAAGGCTCTGGTGTCTGCTATACTTACAGCCGCAGCAAAGGTTTTCCCCATCTCAACTTCATGCCTTAagttttctctttatctataaTTTGGCCAGACTCGTAGCTCAATAATACAGAGGAAGTTGAAATGTAAATCTATAACCTGAGAGAAgttgttgtgttgtgtgaACAGGGGCATTTGTGGGAGTATCTCTAGAAGGAAATCTGGTGGCAACAAGAAGGGACATGAATGTAAAGTTCTATGGTGATCCATACCTATCCACATCGGACATTCTACTTGGGATGGTGGATCAACCCAAGGCAGCTGAACCGTTGTACACCGCCCTCCGAGAGCTCTATGCTCGTTTGCGCCCGTAATCTCCATTCACATTACAAACTACGCTTTGTATATATACGCTTCTCAAATTCGTTTCTATTAAAGTGTAAATGTACATAAATTGTTTCTCTCTAGAACCAAACAGTTGCTTCCCCAAACTGTGTGAACGATTTGggatttacttattttatcaAAGCTTGTTTACCTTTTTGAAGCTTGTTTATCAAAGCTTGGTTCTATTTGCATGTCTATTCATTTGTTACAGATAAAATGATATTGGCAAGTCCCTTAAATATGATGCAAAATCTATAACGTTCACTATTTTTACATTCTCCGATTCATTATAAAGataatggaaagaaaaaaaaccttgCATTGCAAAAAAACTCGTGAAACATTAGAGgaatcaatcaatcatttGGTTCCAAGGCAAAAgtacaacaaaagaagaaacatgaacCTAAGGTACAAAGCTAAGGTACAAGCAAGCCACCGTTGGAGGTCTTCTGAGACTTCTTCCTGTAATTTGAGACACTACAATTTGGGCACACATATTCCAACCCATCTGTTTTTGCATAGTCCTGTATATATCATATGTTGCATCAGTACACATATTATTCATTGATGCTTATTACGAGTTTACGATGTGTTCGTTTAGTTACCTTGAAGGCGCCGAGGCCAGGCCTTCTGTCACATCCGAAATGAGCCCACTCTCCACATGATCCACAGTTCACCCAGTCACCAGCTGTGCTACTGTttcaaccaaaccaaaccaaagcGCGTTAACAAACAAGGCGTTATTAACCGTGTacacaagagagagagagggttCTTAATGTACCTGCGACATATTAAACAGCACTCTCCATCTACATCATCATGAGCATACTCATACTCCAATAGATACGTCTCATAGTGTCTTTTCAGGGTATTACCCACACCCTGCCATAATAACCCCAGAGCTGATGATCAGATATACATTCTCTGATTTTTCAAGAATAAATCAAGTGGTgagacaagaaaacaaaatcatttacaGTCATTCTGTTTGTGAGTGTGTGGTTGCGCATCTTTGAGAAAACTTGTCCCTTCCAGTTGATCCCATTACCTACATGGAACCCTCCCCGTGATACAACCTGCAACAACTCTCATTATTAGCTCACCAAATGTAATGCTGGCTGCCTTGgttgaacaaaatcaaatcattgcTTAACTACCTCTCTATACAAGTTGAAGAGATCAAGCCGTTTTGAGTTGAGAACAGCATCTGGAAACTCCGCTAGTCCCCCTGGAGGAACTAGCCGGGTATGTCCTCGTATTAGCAGAAACTGCATTACATCCCTCAGAAACTCCTCCTACATATATAGAGATAGCAATGTTAAGAGGAGTTTATAAGTTCAAACTATTcatcacaagaaaaacaatgcAAACCTCTGAGCAAACTTGAATATGCGCTCTTCCACAGTCGTGTTTTTTTAAAGGTAGAGGGTTTAGTGAGATGATTTGCTTTCTCTGGTACGAACCAGAGAAAGCTTTACGGTGAGTTACTGGAGTGCCACCTGATGCACCATGCTTTGGAGGCATAGGCAAGCTTCCTTTGGTGTGGTCACCATCAAATCTTCCAATTTCAGAGTAACCAGAGAAAGGTATCATCTTATGTCGACGGGTGTGAGGTATTGGTCTCAAAGCAGCCACGTTGATTTTCCTTGATGTAGGTCCTCCGTTTTCAATTTCctgaatataaatattgtcACAGCATCCA from Arabidopsis thaliana chromosome 3, partial sequence includes these protein-coding regions:
- a CDS encoding RING/FYVE/PHD-type zinc finger family protein (RING/FYVE/PHD-type zinc finger family protein; CONTAINS InterPro DOMAIN/s: Zinc finger, FYVE-type (InterPro:IPR000306), Zinc finger, FYVE-related (InterPro:IPR017455), Zinc finger, FYVE/PHD-type (InterPro:IPR011011), Ysc84 actin-binding domain (InterPro:IPR007461); BEST Arabidopsis thaliana protein match is: RING/FYVE/PHD-type zinc finger family protein (TAIR:AT1G29800.1); Has 4080 Blast hits to 3974 proteins in 331 species: Archae - 0; Bacteria - 230; Metazoa - 2175; Fungi - 711; Plants - 392; Viruses - 3; Other Eukaryotes - 569 (source: NCBI BLink).); protein product: MATLNGKASPYSEENIKFKYDDYDDDDDDDDGSGSGSGGGYEDGPKWSVQSIPTKKEVEYPIIDSGDYVDDGYDSSGELSTTTTPPIQGNEKPEVNLKNVLTGLIAIVTGRNKNPLDQKNPSSNVSFLGSGTNGDTFVHSSVYIPSAPPLLEPSGINYSVYKELLEAEPPEWLPDSLASTCMQCSTPFTAITCGRHHCRFCGGIFCRNCSKGRCLMPSRFRERNPQRVCDSCYERLDPLQCVLINSISNAVQVAKHDVVDWTCSRGWLNLPVGLSMEDEIYKAANTLRGYCQVARLDPEKSIPHAVLSRAKGLAIITVAKAGALLSYKLGTGLVISRRPDGSWSAPSAILSVGLGWGAQIGGELMDFIIVLHDVKAVKTFCSRMHFSLGAGCSAAAGPIGRVLEADLRAGDKGSGVCYTYSRSKGAFVGVSLEGNLVATRRDMNVKFYGDPYLSTSDILLGMVDQPKAAEPLYTALRELYARLRP